One region of Anoplopoma fimbria isolate UVic2021 breed Golden Eagle Sablefish chromosome 10, Afim_UVic_2022, whole genome shotgun sequence genomic DNA includes:
- the LOC129097653 gene encoding potassium/sodium hyperpolarization-activated cyclic nucleotide-gated channel 2-like, translating to MNSLSRSIEDQRNIGESPSHKPETSRYRSWSSLRFSRWRSGSQRTSPPGTPSPKAEKKADVTKTLFSLVQTHNDDYTADPDGLLDTNEEGEGGSDDRRPSSDQSNCFQKQFGSMLQPGVNKFSLRMFGSHKGVAAEQDRVKSFGVWIIHPYSDFRFYWDIVMLLLMMSNLVILPWGITFFEDQNTMPWITFNVLSDTLFLMDLVFNFRTGIPVEDSHIILNPKEIRMHYLRTWFLVDFISSIPVDYIFLVVDLESLHESSDVYRTARALRIVRFTKILSLLRLLRLSRLIRYIHQWEEIFHMTYDLASAAVRIVNLIGMMLLLCHWDGCLTFMVPMLQDFPPDCWVAKNNMVNSTWHLQYSYALFMAMSHMLCIGYGAHPPEGMTDVWLTMISMVVGATCYAMFLGHATTLVQSLDASHRQYQEKYKQVEQYMSFHKLPADVRQRIHDYYEQRFQGKMFDEDSILGELSDPLKEEIVSYNCRGLVANMPLFANTDPHFVTVILTKLRFEVFQPADFIIREGTLGRKMYFIQHGTVTVVPRGSKEITLNDGAYFGEICLLTQGRRTATVKADTYCRLYSLSVDSFNEVLEEHPLMRRAFESVAVDRLGRVARRPSYQPPPDE from the exons CAAGACGCTCTTCTCCTTGGTTCAGACTCACAATGACGACTACACGGCAGATCCAGATGGCCTGCTGGACACCAACGAGGAGGGCGAGGGAGGAAGCGACGACAGAAGACCCTCATCGGACCAGTCCAACTGCTTCCAGAAGCAGTTCGGGTCAATGCTGCAGCCCGGGGTCAACAAGTTCTCCCTGCGAATGTTCGGCAGCCATAAGGGTGTCGCTGCTGAGCAGGACAGGGTCAAGAGCTTTGGAGTGTGGATCATCCACCCTTACAGTGACTTCAG GTTTTACTGGGACATCGTGATGCTCCTGTTGATGATGAGTAATCTGGTCATCTTGCCCTGGGGAATCACCTTCTTTGAGGACCAGAACACCATGCCCTGGATCACCTTCAACGTCCTGTCTGACACTCTCTTCCTCATGGACCTGGTTTTCAATTTCCGCACGGGCATCCCGGTAGAGGACAGCCACATCATCCTGAACCCCAAAGAGATCCGCATGCATTACCTCCGCACCTGGTTCCTGGTGGacttcatctcctccatcccCGTTGACTACATCTTCCTCGTTGTTGATCTGGAGTCACTGCACGAGTCGTCTGACGTGTACCGCACCGCCCGCGCCCTCCGCATCGTACGCTTCACCAAGATCCTCAGTCTGCTGCGTCTCCTCAGACTGTCTCGCCTCATCCGCTACATTCATCAGTGGGAGGAG atTTTCCACATGACTTATGACCTGGCCAGCGCTGCGGTGCGCATAGTCAACTTGATTGGTATGATGCTGCTGTTGTGCCACTGGGATGGCTGCCTGACCTTCATGGTGCCAATGTTGCAAGACTTCCCCCCAGACTGCTGGGTAgccaaaaacaacatggtg AATTCTACATGGCACCTACAGTACTCCTATGCCCTCTTTATGGCCATGAGTCACATGCTGTGTATAGGATACGGTGCCCACCCTCCAGAAGGCATGACTGACGTTTGGCTCACCATGATCAGTATGGTCGTGGGGGCCACCTGCTATGCCATGTTCCTCGGTCATGCAACTACCCTGGTCCAGTCCTTGGATGCATCACATCGCCAGTATCAGGAGAAG TATAAGCAAGTGGAGCAGTACATGTCGTTCCACAAATTGCCAGCGGATGTAAGACAGAGGATCCATGATTATTACGAGCAGCGATTCCAAGGCAAGATGTTCGATGAGGACAGCATCCTTGGAGAGCTCAGTGATCCGCTGAAGGAG GAGATTGTCAGCTATAACTGCCGTGGGCTTGTAGCCAACATGCCACTGTTTGCCAACACCGACCCTCATTTTGTGACAGTGATCCTGACAAAGCTGCGTTTCGAAGTCTTCCAACCTGCGGACTTCATTATACGAGAAGGAACGCTGGGTCGGAAAATGTACTTCATCCAGCACGGCACCGTCACTGTCGTCCCACGTGGCAGTAAAGAGATCACGCTCAACGATGGAGCGTATTTTGGAG AGATCTGCCTGCTAACCCAAGGACGACGCACAGCCACCGTGAAGGCTGACACCTACTGTCGCCTTTACTCCCTGAGCGTGGACAGTTTCAACGAGGTCCTGGAGGAGCATCCTCTGATGAGGAGGGCGTTTGAGAGTGTGGCTGTGGACCGACTGGGCCGGGTGGCTCGCAGACCCAGTTATCAGCCTCCCCCAGATGAGTGA